The stretch of DNA TCCATCGCCAATGACCGGCACGATATACGATTGCTCTTTCTTCAGATCCCTAGCGATCGCCATGCCCATGGCGGCAGAAAGAGAGGTGGAGCTATGACCGGTTTCCCAGACGTCATGCTCGCTTTCCGCTGTTTTTGGAAACCCGCATAAGCCTTTGTATTGACGAAGTGTGCTAAATTGACCAGCCCGTCCTGTCAATATCTTGTGCACATAGGACTGATGACCAACATCCCACAGCAACTTGTCTTTCGGGCTGTTAAAACAGCGATGCAAAGCAATCGTTAACTCGACCACTCCAAGATTTGGTCCAATATGTCCCCCGGTTTTTGATAAATTCTCGATTAAAAAGCGGCGGATATCCGCGCTTAGCTCATTCAGTTCATCTATTGTCATATCTTTCAAAAAAGAAGGGTCTTTAATGGATAACAGATCCAATAGGATCACTCGCTTTCATTACTGTGTCTTTTCATCATTATAACTCAACCATTGCCTTTCACCACGGACAGACTTTCAAGGGACGCCGTTTGAAAAAATAGCCGCTAACACTAGGGCGTGGTAACGGCAGTCTGGTCAGAATAATATGGTCATTATATCACATGTCTGAATTGACAACAATTTTAGAGATGATTTTTATTGATCTCGGTTCGCAATTAACTCGGCAAGCTCCGCCAAAAGCTGAGTGTTTGTATTCGTCTGTTTAAGCGCGCTAAGAGCCTTGTCGATATGCTCTTGAAGCATGGCCTTTGTCCGAGGCATGCCGAGCAGATGGGGATAGGTGCTTTTAAGCTTAGCAGAATCGCTGCCGGCCGGTTTTCCCATTTTTTCTTCGGAGCCTTCGATGTCTAAAATATCGTCTTGAATTTGAAAGGCCAGGCCAATATGGTAGGCATAAGTCTGGAAATGCTTCTGCTGCTCTTTGGATGCCCCGGCTAAGAGCGCTCCAGCTGCAATGCTAAATGCCAGCAGGCGTCCCGTTTTATTGGTATGGATATATTCAAGCTCTTCCAGCGTTAATTGCTGGTTCTCTCCTTCCATATCGGCCATTTGTCCTGCTACCATGCCTTCCGGACCTGCAGCTTCAGCAAGAGAAGCGATCAATTGAACCTTTTGCCTGTCGGTGTAGACTTCAGACTGAGCGATTAATTGAAAAGCATAGGTTAAGAGAGCATCGCCAGCTAAAACGGCAGCGGCTTCTCCA from Bacillus xiapuensis encodes:
- a CDS encoding polyprenyl synthetase family protein, translating into MGATLAAFMDNYKQQLEKELARRIASIQAPPRLQEAMDYSLQAGGKRLRPLLLLATLESFGKKPQLGLEAAAALEMIHTYSLIHDDLPSMDNDDLRRGKPTNHKVYGEAAAVLAGDALLTYAFQLIAQSEVYTDRQKVQLIASLAEAAGPEGMVAGQMADMEGENQQLTLEELEYIHTNKTGRLLAFSIAAGALLAGASKEQQKHFQTYAYHIGLAFQIQDDILDIEGSEEKMGKPAGSDSAKLKSTYPHLLGMPRTKAMLQEHIDKALSALKQTNTNTQLLAELAELIANRDQ